TATTTTTTAATAAAAATGCCTCAAGAGTCTGAGATGTGAAAAGAAATAGAACAATAAATTCGGCAAGAACAACCACAAAACCAGTGATTGGTGAAATTTTATATAAATCAGTTCCGACCGTTTCCATTACATTATTGCCGTAAGTAAATATTCCTATTGCAATCGCTATACCACCCAATAAAAACAACTGATGCACACTTGATATAGTTATTATGTTTCCAATGTGCATGTCTTTAAATAGCGGAGCTGATACAAACATTCCCATTACATTTGCAATATTATTTGCACCTAAAGAATACGATGCTAATGCACCAACAACAATCAATCCAATTCTTGTATAATTATCTAATCTAAGAAGATGTATTTTCCATTTTAAAACTGTTTTTTTCATCAGCTTAAAAATTAAAAACCCGAATATTGCTGCTATAACCGGTGAAGCCACCCAACTAAATAATATTTTAGTTAAAGAAGTATAATCAGTTGGCGAACCCGTAAAAATATTCCAGCCAATAATACCACCAATTACAGCTTGTGAGGTTGAAACTGGTAATTTAGCTCTAGTCATTAATGTAACTGAAATCCCAACCGCTAATGCAACAGAAAAACTGCCAGCAATTGCATTGATCGAGCCTAAATCCGTTAATGTTTTTGTTGTACCCGCCCCACTTATAACTGAACCAAGTATTACAAAAATTCCGGAGATAATTGCAGCAGTTCTGAACTTTACCATTTTGGAAACCACGGCAGTTCCAAATACATTTACCGCATGGTTTGCGCCGAGCGACCATCCAAGGAATAAACCACTGCTAATAAAAAACCAAACTGAAATATCCAATTCTATTCTAACCTCTTAATAATAGCAATAGAAAGCCTATCACAAACATCTTCAGACTCTTCTGCAATTCGTTCAATGTGAAAAGTGAAATAGCGAATATGAATTTTAAAGCTTAGATCATGATCAGTTCTAAAAACTGTTCGCTTTATTCTTTCTGCAATTTTATTAGTTTCCTTTTTATAGAACTGTACTTTGGTTACATAATCTCTAACTGCATCAACATTTTTAAAGTATGCCCTAATACCGCTAACAGTATTTTCAAGACACGCAATAGAACTTTCAGCAATATCATTGAAATCATTTTTAAGCTCAGGTAAAAGATTCGGGATTTCAACTGAAAACTCTAAGAGCGTTTCTTCTGTAATGTTCAATACTTTATCGCAGCTTTCCAGCAATCCAAGAACATCCCCTCTTGCCTCTGGAATTAATGTGCGTGAATAAAGTTTGATTTCAATATTTCTGCGCAAATCATCGGCTGAATCTTCAATCTTTCTTAAATCTTTTAAGTGTCCTTCAAAAGCCTCTATTTGATTATCCAAGTAGCACCTTATTCCTAACTTAAAAATAAGTCCACCAGTTATCACTAAATCAAGATACTCATCAATTTGAGTTTCAAGTTTTCTTGTTTTTTTTAAAAACATGACTATAATCCTTTACTTACATTAAAATATTCCAAACACACCGTGTGGAGTGATCCCTAAAAATCTAAACCATGTTTCTCCTGCTGCAATAATCAGCAACCAGGAAACAACCATCATAGTAAAACCATATTTAAAAGTATCTGTTAAACTGTACTGATCAGTTTCATAAAGTAATGCCGCTGGTTTACTATTAAACGGCAAAACGTAAACGTGTTCAATCATAAAAGCAACAGGTAAAGCAAGACTAACAATATCAAATCCAAATCTGTTTGCAACACCAATTGCAATGGGAATAAATATCATTGCACGCATTGTTTTTGATTGAAAAATTAATGCGCTAAAAATCATAACTCCAGTTAATAACAGATACAAAATCCAAAAACTGGTGTGATCTCCAATCCCTAAATGATCAAAAAAAGCATTTACAGAAATTGAAGGAAGATCTGTTTCATCTAAACCCGCGCCTAATGTATAAGCACCTGCAGAAAATAACATAAGATGCCAGGGAATATCAACATCATTCCATTTTACAATTCCAATTTTAGGCAGCAGTGCAACTATTGCACCAACGAAAGCAACAGCTGTGGCACTAATTCCGTGAATGCTATCAGTTGCCCACATAGCAAGTATTGCAATAAAAATAATCGCGGATTTAATTTCTAAAAAAGTAATAGACCCAAGTTTCTCATATTCTTCTTTTAGTCTGTCCATACCACCTTCAATTTGCGGTAAACGTTCTTCAGATGGCAATGGAAAGAAAACCTTCAAAGCCAAAAGATAACCGATAAACATTAAGGAAACCATAACAGGAAACATCGCCATCATCCAATCTGAAAAGAAGATGTTACCACCAATTGCGCCACCAATAATAGCAGCTGCAAGCAAATTTGCTCCTGAACCTGTAACAAAAGCACCGGCACCAAGATTAATGTATAAAAGATTTTGCAATACAATACTTCGTCCAAAATTATTTCTCTTCTCCCCGGTTTTAGCACCGTAAATTGCAGCTATAACCATAAATATCGGAAGCAGTATTGCAGCTTTTGCAGTTGTTGCAGATATAAATGCCGAGAGTACAAGATTGATAATCAGAAAGCTGATAAATATTGTGCTGGCATTTTTTCCAAACTTAACTATTAACCAAAGTGCAAAACGTTTTGCAAGACCTGTTACAACTAACATGCTTGCAAGAACAAATGACATAATGTTTAACCACATTACCGGATGACCAAGTTGAGCGTAAGCTACTTTTTCAGATAAGACTCCGGTTAAAACAAGACTTATAATCAACAACAGAGAAGTTAAATAATTTGGAATAGCCTCTGTCATCCAAAGTATAATTGAGGCTACAAAGATTGCAAGCATAAATTCGTTATTTCTTATAAATGCTGCTGAACCAATTTTATCAAAAACTTTTTTTGCGGATTCCGAAACCAAATTTGATGAATTTATAGTTTCAAGAAATGGAAGTTTTATTATAAACGCAAACAAAATAAATGCGGCCATTGCTAAAATGGGTCCAACAATAGCCAGCCACTTTTCAAATTTTGATTTATCACGCTTTGGGAGTTTCTCGATACGATAATTATTCATATCAAGTGGATCAAATTTTGTCATACCAACTTCTATTAATTATAAAATACTATTTAATAATTTTGCTCACTTACCATTTTGTAAATGGATTTTTCATAAGCATAGAATTATAATATTTGGTGTTGCCAGTTACTTCATCGCCTAACCAAGTCGGCTTTTCAAATGCCTCTGATTCTGAAACCAACTCAATCTCAGCAACAACAAGTCCTTTATTCTCACCATAAAATTCATCTACTTCAAAAGTGTGATTACCAACTTTAACTAAATAACGTGTTTTATCAATTACACCAGCTTCACAAATCTTTAACAATTCTTCAACTTCATTAGTTGGAATTTCTTTTTCCCATTCATATCTGGTAGCGCCAGATGCACTTCCAATTCCTTTTATCGTTATAAAACCTTTATCGCCTTTTATCCGAACTCGAACTGTCCGTTCCGGGACTGATGAAAGATAACCTTGCACAATTCTGGTTTCTTTGCTTGCAAGATTTTTAAACTCACCTTTAACTAAAAATTTACGCTCAATTTCATTTGCCATAATTTTATTCCTTATTTCATTCCAACTAAGTTTTTTAATCCGCGCAAGTAATTAATATTTGGGAAAGTATCTAATTCAAGTTCTCTAACAGTTTTAATTACTAAAGCCGGATCCTCCATTTCGACCGCAGCAGTTTTAATAACTTTGCCATCAACTGTTACTTCAGCAATTTCTACAATTGTATTATTGATTGTATAACCTGTTCTTTTCTTATGTACATTTACAGCTTTTAATAGTTTGGATGGGGCAATAACTTCTTTAAGATATTGTTCAAAAGTGTATTCATCTCTTTCAAATTTTGGGACGGTAACTTTAAAGCATTTAAATACTTTTTCAATTTCAGAAACCGGAAGCGGAAAAGTTCCTTTCATAATCGGAAGCCATTGTTCTAATCTATCTTCATTAACCTGCTGTAAAGTTTTTATATCCATCAAATCATCGCGCACTTTTGTATTATCCATACTAACTTCTGAAAGAATGTAAACTTCATCACTTTCACGAGTTTTTCCCTCAGGATGCTTTTTTATGTTTTCTTCTGCTTTTCCAAGATTGCTTGTAAATGTGCGCCATTCCCAGCGAGGTATGATATTTTCCATTTGAACTCCTTTGTTTGAAATAGTTTCAATTTTTTAGCAAGGATAATGCCCTGTGAAATTACAATTGAAGGATACAAAAAGCTTAATAAATTGCTAAAATCCAAAGAATTATCATTCCATTAAATCTAAATTTATCTATTAACGTCAGGATTTCGTCGTCAGTGTGGCGATTATTCGTCGTTATAATTAGATTTACATTATAATAAAAAAGGAATTTGGAATGTTTATTAGGACTGAAATTTGAAGACGATTGTAAAAAAGTATATAGATCGTACTTCATTTATGTTCAAAAAAGAATTCTTACTCTCGCTTTTAGTTTTTATTGTGGTTGGATCAGCTGCAACTTTTCTTTTTTATAAATCTGCTGTTGATATTTCAACAAAAATTCCTGTTGAAAAACAAGAATCGATTTCTTCATCAGATAAACAAAAACAAATTGTTTACATCGGAGTTATTTCTCGCTACCCGCCAAATATAATCTTTAAAGGATATCAACCGATAATTGATTACTTAAATCAAAATGAAAAGTATCACTTTGAACTAAAACTCAGCACTTCTTACACAGAAACTGTAAATCAATTAATAAACGGTGATGTTGCTGTTGCATTTTTTGGAACACTGCTGTATATAAATGTGCATGAGCGTTATGGAATCATACCAATTTTAAAACCTTTAAATGAGGATTTTAAACCATTTTTTAAATCCGTTGTGTTTGTAAAAAGCAGTGACAAAATAAATTCTATAAAAGATTTAAAAGCTAAACGTATTGCCTTGCCATCCGAAGAATCATTCTCTGGAAATTGGTTAATCAAATATGAATTGTTGAAATACAATCTCCTTGAAAAAGATATTAAAGAAATTAAGAATTTTGCTTATCATCAAAATGTAATTTATCAAGTATTAAGCGGAAGTTTTGATGCGGGTGTTGTTAAGGACCGGGTAATAAGAGAGTATAACGATAGAGGAATAAAAATAATTGGATTCTCTGAGCCTGTTCCGGGCTCACCTATTGTTGCTGCAAAAGATTATGATACTGATATAATCAATACAATAAAATCTCTTTTATTAAAAATCAATTTAAAGGAAACAAAATATAAAGAGCTTGTTAAATCGTGGGATAATGAATTTACTTTTGGCTTTGTAGAGGCTAAAGATAGTGATTATGATTTGATTAGAAAGTATTCGGGGAAACAAAAATGATTCCCATCCAGCACAGTTTAAAGACACGCATTCTTTTTGTAACCGGTTCAGTTATTCTGCTAATTATGATGCTTATTTCTTTAGCAATTCTGTTTCAATGGAGAACGATATTAATTGAGAAAGAAGTTAACAACGCACAATCTGTTGTTGATGCTTT
The window above is part of the Ignavibacteriales bacterium genome. Proteins encoded here:
- a CDS encoding inorganic phosphate transporter translates to MDISVWFFISSGLFLGWSLGANHAVNVFGTAVVSKMVKFRTAAIISGIFVILGSVISGAGTTKTLTDLGSINAIAGSFSVALAVGISVTLMTRAKLPVSTSQAVIGGIIGWNIFTGSPTDYTSLTKILFSWVASPVIAAIFGFLIFKLMKKTVLKWKIHLLRLDNYTRIGLIVVGALASYSLGANNIANVMGMFVSAPLFKDMHIGNIITISSVHQLFLLGGIAIAIGIFTYGNNVMETVGTDLYKISPITGFVVVLAEFIVLFLFTSQTLEAFLLKNNLPSFPLVPLSTTQAFIGAVIGVGIAKDPSSINFKVLGKIAIGWGVAPLTAGLITFISLFFIQNVFEQKIIHPVPYEITTSVISKLNAERIETKQINDLLGQRFLNNKNFLNELKYRFDYDSKQIYSIFNYALIDSFKIDSSLVNTLPEKYDFTETEKNQLKKLHGKSFNHKIDFEDAVYSNLPMWSLSADKLKDKAILEKKIIIEELFRVSIKNKSSSK
- a CDS encoding DUF47 family protein, whose protein sequence is MFLKKTRKLETQIDEYLDLVITGGLIFKLGIRCYLDNQIEAFEGHLKDLRKIEDSADDLRRNIEIKLYSRTLIPEARGDVLGLLESCDKVLNITEETLLEFSVEIPNLLPELKNDFNDIAESSIACLENTVSGIRAYFKNVDAVRDYVTKVQFYKKETNKIAERIKRTVFRTDHDLSFKIHIRYFTFHIERIAEESEDVCDRLSIAIIKRLE
- a CDS encoding DASS family sodium-coupled anion symporter, with translation MTKFDPLDMNNYRIEKLPKRDKSKFEKWLAIVGPILAMAAFILFAFIIKLPFLETINSSNLVSESAKKVFDKIGSAAFIRNNEFMLAIFVASIILWMTEAIPNYLTSLLLIISLVLTGVLSEKVAYAQLGHPVMWLNIMSFVLASMLVVTGLAKRFALWLIVKFGKNASTIFISFLIINLVLSAFISATTAKAAILLPIFMVIAAIYGAKTGEKRNNFGRSIVLQNLLYINLGAGAFVTGSGANLLAAAIIGGAIGGNIFFSDWMMAMFPVMVSLMFIGYLLALKVFFPLPSEERLPQIEGGMDRLKEEYEKLGSITFLEIKSAIIFIAILAMWATDSIHGISATAVAFVGAIVALLPKIGIVKWNDVDIPWHLMLFSAGAYTLGAGLDETDLPSISVNAFFDHLGIGDHTSFWILYLLLTGVMIFSALIFQSKTMRAMIFIPIAIGVANRFGFDIVSLALPVAFMIEHVYVLPFNSKPAALLYETDQYSLTDTFKYGFTMMVVSWLLIIAAGETWFRFLGITPHGVFGIF
- a CDS encoding CYTH domain-containing protein, translating into MANEIERKFLVKGEFKNLASKETRIVQGYLSSVPERTVRVRIKGDKGFITIKGIGSASGATRYEWEKEIPTNEVEELLKICEAGVIDKTRYLVKVGNHTFEVDEFYGENKGLVVAEIELVSESEAFEKPTWLGDEVTGNTKYYNSMLMKNPFTKW
- a CDS encoding PhnD/SsuA/transferrin family substrate-binding protein, which gives rise to MKTIVKKYIDRTSFMFKKEFLLSLLVFIVVGSAATFLFYKSAVDISTKIPVEKQESISSSDKQKQIVYIGVISRYPPNIIFKGYQPIIDYLNQNEKYHFELKLSTSYTETVNQLINGDVAVAFFGTLLYINVHERYGIIPILKPLNEDFKPFFKSVVFVKSSDKINSIKDLKAKRIALPSEESFSGNWLIKYELLKYNLLEKDIKEIKNFAYHQNVIYQVLSGSFDAGVVKDRVIREYNDRGIKIIGFSEPVPGSPIVAAKDYDTDIINTIKSLLLKINLKETKYKELVKSWDNEFTFGFVEAKDSDYDLIRKYSGKQK